In Phormidium yuhuli AB48, one genomic interval encodes:
- a CDS encoding BamA/TamA family outer membrane protein encodes MHIQLNPSKLPIHWGMALGALLCSQPAIASTISSASNPANPSLQTQAGPEVPQLAQRLRIESDSPTRFVPILGPIPRQRPEVYSPELLDMLESGFFLGGDFGIQNAEGIFAGLRAGYRDGEGRSIVFTGRGGEFLAGADLTYTQAAFSGDETGAGRRVGYRLSANFNNTRDDAFLSDGDDDDVREVFLPVGDEQEPWVNRLGFETQVVVPISSNTVVMPGLSYEKIRIQNRAFTDNLFPVDEQGNRLSASNDGKDDLVLLSLFALQDNVSRDQYGFPLSGNVFQFGTEQSLPVGNTSLDFNRLSAGYVQYLPVNLFGFAEGPRTLILELQGGTILGDVPGYEAFNLGGFNSARGYGQGDVGTASSFLQARLEYRFPIAVTPGGFFEEMRGSLGVQYVTDFDTASNVIGRPSVVRNEPGEGFGFSIGLYFLDLDVPIVDTLRITAGVNDRGDFRASFGIGPAF; translated from the coding sequence ATGCACATCCAACTGAATCCGTCGAAATTGCCAATTCATTGGGGAATGGCCCTCGGTGCGCTTCTGTGTAGCCAACCGGCGATCGCCTCAACCATCTCATCAGCATCCAATCCAGCCAATCCATCCTTGCAAACCCAAGCCGGGCCCGAGGTTCCCCAACTGGCGCAGCGGTTGCGGATTGAGTCTGATAGTCCCACACGCTTTGTCCCCATCCTCGGCCCAATTCCCCGACAACGGCCCGAAGTCTATTCCCCAGAACTCCTAGATATGTTGGAGTCTGGGTTTTTCTTAGGAGGAGACTTTGGCATTCAGAACGCCGAGGGAATTTTTGCCGGTTTGCGTGCTGGCTATCGGGATGGCGAGGGGCGATCGATTGTCTTCACCGGCCGGGGTGGGGAATTTCTCGCCGGAGCCGATTTAACCTATACCCAAGCTGCGTTCAGCGGCGATGAGACCGGTGCCGGCCGGCGTGTCGGTTATCGCCTCTCCGCCAACTTCAACAACACCCGCGACGATGCCTTTCTCAGCGATGGTGACGATGACGATGTGCGAGAGGTGTTTCTCCCCGTCGGCGACGAACAGGAACCCTGGGTGAACCGTCTTGGCTTTGAGACTCAAGTGGTTGTTCCCATCAGCAGCAACACCGTTGTCATGCCGGGACTCAGCTACGAGAAAATCCGCATCCAAAACCGAGCCTTCACCGATAATCTCTTTCCCGTAGACGAACAAGGGAATCGCCTCTCGGCCAGCAACGATGGTAAAGATGACCTGGTGCTGTTGAGTTTATTTGCCCTACAAGACAACGTGAGCCGGGACCAGTATGGCTTTCCCCTGTCCGGCAATGTCTTTCAATTTGGCACAGAACAATCGCTTCCTGTGGGCAACACTAGCCTGGACTTTAATCGTCTGAGTGCCGGTTATGTGCAATATCTCCCCGTCAACCTATTCGGATTTGCTGAGGGCCCCCGTACCCTCATTTTGGAACTTCAAGGGGGAACCATTCTCGGGGATGTTCCTGGCTACGAAGCTTTTAACCTCGGGGGATTCAACTCGGCCCGAGGCTATGGTCAAGGGGATGTGGGAACAGCTAGTAGCTTCTTACAAGCGCGTTTAGAATATCGCTTTCCCATTGCGGTAACACCGGGAGGCTTCTTTGAGGAAATGCGCGGCAGTTTAGGGGTGCAATATGTCACCGATTTTGACACCGCCTCTAATGTTATCGGTCGTCCTTCGGTAGTCCGTAATGAGCCGGGGGAGGGGTTCGGGTTTAGTATCGGCTTGTACTTCCTCGATTTAGATGTCCCCATCGTCGACACCCTCCGCATCACAGCGGGGGTCAACGATCGCGGTGATTTCCGGGCCTCTTTTGGCATCGGTCCGGCATTTTAG
- a CDS encoding YggT family protein gives MNPNPDPRNNLSPEERDRLHSEEERVLISQRALIVYRVIRIISYLVSALLVLLFLRFLLRFSGANPENMFASFIYNLSEPFFAPFDNLFMNPTDLAGTNVLDVNILVAMGAYALLGWLAIRLIYSFFAPQ, from the coding sequence ATGAACCCTAATCCTGATCCGAGGAACAATCTTTCCCCTGAGGAGCGCGATCGCCTTCACAGTGAGGAGGAACGGGTGCTGATTTCGCAACGGGCCCTGATTGTCTACCGCGTCATTCGCATTATTTCCTATTTAGTCAGTGCCCTATTGGTGTTGCTGTTTTTACGGTTCCTACTTCGTTTTAGTGGGGCAAATCCTGAAAATATGTTTGCTAGTTTTATTTACAATTTGTCGGAACCGTTTTTTGCTCCGTTTGATAATTTATTTATGAATCCGACAGATTTGGCGGGAACTAATGTCTTGGATGTCAATATTTTGGTGGCGATGGGAGCGTATGCCTTACTGGGATGGTTGGCAATTCGCTTAATTTACTCCTTCTTTGCGCCTCAGTAA
- a CDS encoding peptidylprolyl isomerase → MTVLKRWLKLALLVTLLLPLSLGLSAAWWDSDDGGGDRQNYRQSRMPQGDAITDPKALLQYALPIDNESVRIIQERIEDIGRQLRARKRWSAVSRDVRGAKSTLAYRRDDILEAVVPSQREAGQEYLDRIDAQIRDLEAVAEAEDREQAWIIRRKILNTLGELQSLMVGEFPFEIPEEYADLPQLKGRATVEMTTSQGDLTMVVDGYNAPITAGNFVDLVQRGFYDGIDFVRAEANYVLQAGDPPGPEDGFVDPETGEYRTIPLEIRVRSENDPIYGFTLEEIGLYREQPVLPFSAFGTLGMAHRDLDANSGSSQFFFFLFQPELTPAGLNLLDGRYAAFGYLVDGLDVLEKLGRGDRIESARVVDGAQYLQKGQS, encoded by the coding sequence ATGACTGTACTGAAACGCTGGCTGAAACTCGCACTCCTCGTCACCCTACTGCTTCCCCTCTCCTTGGGACTCAGTGCCGCCTGGTGGGATAGTGATGATGGTGGGGGAGACCGCCAGAACTATCGCCAAAGCCGGATGCCTCAAGGGGATGCTATCACCGACCCGAAGGCCCTGCTGCAATATGCCCTACCCATTGATAATGAGTCGGTGCGGATTATTCAAGAACGCATTGAGGATATTGGGCGACAGCTTCGGGCCCGTAAACGCTGGTCAGCGGTGAGTCGGGATGTACGGGGGGCGAAATCGACCCTGGCCTATCGTCGGGATGACATCCTAGAGGCGGTGGTTCCCTCGCAACGGGAGGCGGGACAGGAGTACCTCGATCGCATTGATGCCCAAATTCGCGATTTGGAAGCGGTAGCTGAGGCGGAAGATCGCGAACAGGCCTGGATTATTCGCCGCAAGATTCTCAACACCCTCGGGGAGTTGCAATCTCTGATGGTGGGCGAGTTCCCCTTTGAGATTCCCGAAGAATACGCCGATTTACCCCAACTCAAGGGACGCGCCACCGTAGAAATGACCACCAGTCAAGGGGATTTGACCATGGTGGTGGACGGTTATAATGCCCCCATCACCGCTGGAAACTTCGTGGATTTGGTACAACGGGGGTTCTATGATGGCATCGACTTTGTGCGGGCTGAAGCTAATTACGTGTTACAGGCGGGCGACCCCCCGGGGCCTGAGGATGGGTTTGTGGACCCCGAGACGGGTGAGTATCGCACCATTCCCCTAGAAATTCGGGTTCGCAGTGAGAATGACCCGATTTATGGCTTTACCCTAGAAGAGATTGGCCTCTATCGGGAACAGCCGGTTCTGCCCTTTTCCGCCTTTGGAACTCTGGGGATGGCCCATCGGGACTTGGATGCGAATAGTGGTTCATCTCAGTTCTTCTTTTTCCTATTCCAACCGGAGTTAACCCCGGCGGGATTGAACTTGCTCGATGGTCGCTATGCGGCGTTTGGCTATCTCGTCGATGGTCTAGATGTTCTGGAAAAACTGGGCCGGGGCGATCGCATTGAATCAGCCCGCGTCGTTGATGGCGCACAATATTTGCAAAAGGGTCAGTCATAA
- a CDS encoding type II toxin-antitoxin system YhaV family toxin gives MSSEQPIIINGWTLFAHPLFLSQVETLVTQVERLRQKDAQGYKRKNVTKRLAAIARLAFEIIPEDPTRPNYRQGSTLGPEYKHWFRAKFFQQYRLFFRYHQESKIIVLAWVNDETSKRAYDRDTDAYRVFAKMLDQGHPPDDWEALMQEVSQTTERLKKILDQEI, from the coding sequence GTGTCTTCGGAACAGCCAATTATCATCAACGGATGGACTCTGTTTGCTCATCCTCTGTTTCTGAGCCAGGTCGAGACTCTGGTAACCCAGGTCGAACGGTTGCGCCAGAAAGATGCCCAGGGCTATAAACGGAAAAACGTAACGAAGCGTCTGGCGGCGATCGCCCGGCTGGCCTTTGAGATTATACCGGAGGATCCAACCCGTCCCAACTATCGCCAAGGCTCAACCCTTGGACCGGAGTATAAACATTGGTTTCGCGCTAAATTCTTCCAACAATACCGACTCTTTTTCAGATATCACCAAGAGAGCAAAATTATCGTCTTGGCTTGGGTGAATGACGAAACATCCAAGCGTGCTTATGACCGTGATACCGATGCCTATCGGGTTTTTGCCAAGATGTTGGATCAGGGTCACCCCCCCGATGATTGGGAGGCGTTGATGCAAGAGGTCAGCCAGACAACGGAACGTCTGAAAAAAATTCTCGACCAAGAAATTTAG
- a CDS encoding ABC transporter ATP-binding protein, which translates to MHADTSSNEPLDSTVLEVRDLQVHFQTNDRLVRAVDGVSFQVPRGQTLGIVGESGSGKSVTSLAVMGLVPSPPGKVAQGEIWFKDPVVGDRVNLLELPEKQLRRYRGGRIATIFQEPMTALNPVYTIGYQLIEAIRLHRKVSKAEAEQQAIARLQEVKLLPPDDQLQEDVLAALGGAEAAPGRRQVLEEIERRKQTLLNRYPHQFSGGQLQRITIAMAIAADPALLIADEPTTALDVTVQATILRLLRELRSRHEMSMIFITHDLGVIAEIADYVAVMYQGKIVETGSLTDIFARPQHPYTQGLLACRPQTELRLRCLPTLSDFMTSQETPSAPSEAEKNQEPHPSENHSQSNGSEAQNGASETNSGSNNLSESPLSLLENPENRISDLEMAQRLAHLQRQPPLLQVENLQVGYPVRGGLFGKTQRYAMAVNGVSFQVYPGETLGLVGESGCGKTTLARTLLRLIQPTGGRMIFEGQDISTLKPKQLQALRRNIQAIFQDPFSSLNPRISIGAAIAEPLKIHNVGGGPRQRRERCIWLLERVGLSADCLKRYPHEFSGGQRQRVCIARALALNPKFVICDESVSALDVSVQAQVLNLLRELQDEFGLTYIFISHDLSVVKFMSDRIMVMNQGKIEEIGAADRVYREPERDYTRQLIASIPNPAALLQSA; encoded by the coding sequence ATGCACGCAGATACGTCCTCCAATGAACCCCTAGACTCAACCGTTCTGGAGGTTCGCGATCTTCAGGTTCACTTCCAAACCAATGACCGCCTGGTTCGGGCGGTGGATGGGGTGAGTTTTCAGGTTCCTCGCGGCCAAACTCTCGGGATTGTGGGAGAGTCAGGGTCCGGAAAATCCGTCACCTCCCTGGCGGTGATGGGGTTAGTCCCCAGTCCCCCCGGAAAGGTGGCCCAGGGGGAAATTTGGTTTAAGGACCCCGTGGTGGGCGATCGCGTTAATCTCTTGGAGTTACCGGAGAAACAACTGCGACGCTATCGAGGAGGACGTATCGCCACCATCTTTCAGGAACCGATGACGGCCTTAAATCCGGTCTATACCATCGGTTATCAGTTGATTGAGGCAATTCGTCTCCATCGCAAAGTCTCAAAAGCTGAGGCTGAGCAGCAGGCGATCGCCCGACTGCAAGAGGTGAAGTTACTCCCCCCCGATGACCAACTTCAGGAAGACGTGTTAGCCGCCCTCGGGGGAGCAGAGGCGGCTCCAGGACGGCGACAAGTCTTAGAGGAGATAGAACGGCGTAAACAGACTCTCCTCAACCGCTATCCCCATCAATTCTCCGGGGGACAACTGCAACGGATTACCATTGCCATGGCGATCGCCGCCGATCCGGCCCTCCTGATTGCTGACGAACCCACCACCGCCCTCGATGTGACCGTTCAGGCCACGATTCTCAGACTGTTGCGGGAGTTGCGATCGCGACATGAGATGTCCATGATCTTCATTACCCATGACCTGGGGGTGATTGCAGAAATTGCCGATTATGTGGCGGTCATGTATCAGGGCAAAATCGTCGAAACCGGCAGCCTCACCGATATTTTTGCCCGACCTCAACATCCCTACACCCAAGGCCTGCTGGCCTGTCGCCCCCAAACGGAACTCCGCTTACGCTGCTTACCCACCCTGAGCGACTTCATGACCAGCCAGGAGACCCCCTCTGCCCCATCCGAAGCGGAGAAAAACCAAGAGCCGCACCCCTCCGAGAATCATAGCCAAAGCAACGGCTCTGAGGCTCAGAACGGTGCTTCTGAGACAAATTCCGGCTCAAATAACCTTAGTGAGTCTCCCTTGAGCTTACTGGAGAATCCCGAAAATCGCATTTCCGACCTAGAGATGGCCCAGCGCCTGGCCCATCTACAACGACAGCCTCCCCTGCTACAAGTCGAGAACCTACAAGTGGGATATCCTGTGCGGGGCGGTTTGTTTGGCAAAACCCAACGTTACGCCATGGCCGTTAACGGTGTCTCCTTCCAAGTCTATCCCGGCGAAACCCTAGGCTTAGTGGGCGAGTCAGGTTGTGGTAAAACCACCCTAGCCCGCACCCTACTGCGGCTGATTCAACCAACGGGAGGGCGCATGATATTTGAAGGTCAAGATATCTCAACCCTGAAGCCCAAACAACTACAAGCCTTACGCCGTAACATTCAGGCAATTTTTCAAGACCCCTTTAGTTCCCTCAATCCTCGCATCAGTATCGGGGCGGCGATCGCCGAACCCCTGAAAATTCACAACGTCGGCGGTGGGCCCAGGCAACGGCGGGAACGTTGCATTTGGCTTCTCGAACGAGTGGGACTCAGTGCCGACTGTCTCAAACGCTATCCCCACGAGTTTTCCGGCGGACAGCGACAACGGGTTTGTATTGCCCGGGCCCTGGCCCTCAACCCCAAATTTGTCATCTGTGACGAATCCGTGTCGGCCCTCGATGTGTCCGTTCAGGCCCAAGTTTTAAACCTATTGCGGGAACTGCAAGATGAATTTGGCTTGACCTACATTTTTATCTCCCATGACTTGAGCGTGGTCAAATTTATGAGCGATCGCATCATGGTCATGAACCAAGGCAAAATCGAAGAAATCGGTGCTGCGGACCGAGTCTATCGTGAACCCGAACGGGACTATACCCGACAACTGATTGCCTCGATTCCCAATCCGGCGGCCTTACTGCAAAGTGCCTAG
- a CDS encoding TPM domain-containing protein, with amino-acid sequence MGWSIAYGSSVTVEQVRNPQETYGGWVSDMADVLSEATEQRLNRMITELEARNGTEIAVVTVADTASEATPKDFATGLFNRWGVGKAEADNGVLWLHSVGDRRIEIETGYGVEGILPDARVGRIIDQLVIPEFREDDFDAGTLAGVEALVAILSGEEFQLPGDSPQVDAVSEFGVGAIVFWGASVLGYGAIRQRLKQPIELDPQGRSRVMGRSDAALYQGVLFGAALYGFSLCLGILVTLLILDASRTLASIAIGLLLLTTGVMAIVRIGQFIIRSGKASLQEEGRDRYLGLLSIPAKLVLGGLVFLLGSTIFIVTAGLLLMEFWGNDLGTVLLFSLVAALGMGWVAYTLTQPWLEARLKRVCQTCQTRLIPVPESEVTAQLNHHQRVAQDLGSTQFTGLRCPHCCPQESQFHLRSYVVKGGKFRECPNCEEFTVTHETKTLVQPTYQSTGLRQTTYTCQACDYSKQEERVIPRLTHSTSAGGSGGSGGGGGGGGGGSFGGGSSGGGGAGGSY; translated from the coding sequence ATGGGATGGTCGATCGCCTATGGGTCCAGCGTTACGGTGGAACAGGTGAGGAATCCCCAGGAAACCTATGGGGGCTGGGTTTCTGATATGGCTGATGTTCTGAGTGAGGCGACGGAACAGAGGCTCAATCGGATGATTACGGAGTTGGAGGCCCGGAATGGGACCGAGATTGCGGTGGTGACGGTTGCGGATACGGCTTCTGAGGCCACTCCCAAAGACTTTGCCACGGGACTGTTTAACCGTTGGGGAGTAGGGAAAGCCGAGGCGGATAATGGGGTGCTGTGGCTGCATTCTGTGGGCGATCGCCGTATTGAAATTGAAACCGGATATGGGGTGGAGGGGATACTCCCAGATGCTCGGGTGGGGCGGATTATTGACCAGTTGGTGATTCCTGAGTTTAGAGAGGATGATTTCGATGCGGGAACTCTGGCGGGGGTTGAGGCGTTGGTGGCGATCCTGTCTGGGGAGGAGTTCCAACTCCCGGGGGATTCGCCCCAGGTGGATGCTGTGAGTGAGTTTGGGGTGGGGGCGATCGTCTTTTGGGGGGCTTCGGTGCTGGGATATGGGGCGATTCGTCAGCGGTTGAAACAACCCATTGAACTCGACCCCCAGGGGCGATCGCGGGTGATGGGACGAAGCGATGCTGCTCTCTATCAAGGGGTCTTATTTGGGGCAGCCTTGTACGGATTTAGCCTCTGTTTGGGGATATTGGTCACCCTGCTGATTTTGGATGCGTCCCGGACGTTAGCGTCTATCGCCATCGGACTGCTGCTGCTGACAACTGGGGTCATGGCAATTGTCAGGATTGGGCAATTTATCATTCGTTCTGGGAAAGCGAGTTTACAGGAAGAGGGGCGCGATCGCTATCTAGGATTACTCTCCATCCCAGCCAAGCTAGTTTTGGGGGGATTGGTTTTCTTGTTGGGCAGCACTATCTTTATAGTCACCGCTGGACTCTTGTTGATGGAGTTTTGGGGAAATGACCTGGGGACGGTTTTACTCTTTTCCTTGGTAGCGGCCTTGGGGATGGGTTGGGTGGCTTATACCCTGACTCAACCTTGGCTTGAGGCAAGACTAAAACGAGTCTGTCAAACCTGCCAGACGCGGTTGATTCCCGTTCCCGAGTCGGAGGTGACGGCACAACTTAATCATCACCAGAGGGTGGCTCAAGACCTTGGCAGTACCCAATTTACCGGTTTACGTTGTCCCCACTGTTGCCCCCAAGAGTCTCAGTTTCATTTACGTAGCTATGTTGTCAAGGGGGGGAAATTCAGGGAATGTCCAAATTGTGAAGAGTTTACGGTCACCCATGAGACTAAAACTTTGGTTCAACCCACCTATCAGTCCACGGGCCTACGTCAAACGACCTATACCTGTCAGGCTTGCGATTATTCTAAACAAGAAGAACGTGTTATTCCTCGATTGACTCATTCTACGTCAGCCGGTGGCTCGGGTGGCTCCGGTGGGGGTGGGGGTGGCGGTGGCGGTGGCAGTTTTGGCGGTGGAAGTAGCGGTGGCGGCGGTGCTGGAGGAAGCTATTAA
- a CDS encoding type II toxin-antitoxin system PrlF family antitoxin — MARPSQPCSESTLTARYQTTIPEPIRKFLGLAKGDKIQYSIEPDGQVLISVAKDSSDDPVLGAFLEFIEQDMSKNPQNLQPVPANLVNRVQSLVADVDVSLDEPLADEDE, encoded by the coding sequence ATGGCTAGACCCTCACAGCCTTGTTCAGAATCAACCCTGACTGCTCGTTATCAGACGACGATTCCTGAGCCAATCCGAAAATTTCTCGGGTTAGCGAAAGGAGACAAAATCCAGTACAGCATTGAGCCGGACGGACAAGTCTTGATTTCGGTGGCGAAAGATAGCAGTGACGATCCAGTTCTCGGAGCTTTTTTAGAATTTATCGAACAGGATATGAGCAAAAATCCTCAAAATTTACAACCTGTTCCTGCTAACCTTGTGAACCGAGTTCAATCATTAGTCGCTGATGTCGATGTATCTCTGGATGAGCCTTTAGCCGACGAGGATGAGTAG
- the thrS gene encoding threonine--tRNA ligase: MVVSQSPVSEHAEQPIRLPRTSESDSIKRIRHTASHVMAMAVQRLFPGTQVTIGPWTEYGFYYDFDRPEPFTEKDLKAIKKEMVKIIKQKLPVTREVVSREEAQVRIEKIQEPYKLEILADIKEEPITVYHLGDQWWDLCAGPHVETTGDLHPKAIDLESIAGAYWRGDANNPQLQRIYGTAWETPEQLQEYKRRKEEALKRDHRKLGKELGLFVLNDVVGPGLPMWTPKGTLLRSTLQDFLKQEQQKRGYQDVVTPHIARVDLFKTSGHWQNYKEDMFPMMSDEDSSLEDERGFVLKPMNCPFHVQLYKSDLRSYRDLPIRYAEFGTVYRYEQSGELGGLTRVRGFTQDDSHLFVTPNQLEAEFLNVVDLILTVFQTLRLTNFKSRLSTRDRDSDKYIGSDAAWDKAENAIRQAMESRGMSYFEAPGEAAFYGPKLDFIFQDALEREWQLGTVQVDYNLPERFELEYVAEDGSRQRPVMIHRAPFGSLERLIGILIEEYAGDFPLWLAPEQVRLLPVSEEFLPFAKDVEAQMLAVGIRAKADTSNERLGKQIRNAEKAKIPVMCIIGAKEQESNSLSVRTRASGELGALEIPEVIEKLTTALQTRGDF, encoded by the coding sequence ATGGTCGTTTCCCAGTCTCCTGTCAGCGAACACGCCGAACAGCCGATTCGCCTTCCTCGTACCAGCGAGTCGGACTCCATCAAACGGATTCGCCATACCGCCTCCCACGTCATGGCGATGGCCGTACAGCGGTTGTTCCCCGGAACCCAAGTGACCATCGGCCCCTGGACAGAGTATGGCTTCTACTACGACTTCGATCGCCCCGAACCCTTCACCGAGAAAGACCTCAAAGCCATCAAAAAAGAGATGGTGAAGATTATCAAGCAGAAACTCCCCGTCACCCGGGAAGTGGTCAGCCGAGAGGAAGCCCAAGTGAGAATTGAGAAAATCCAGGAACCCTACAAACTGGAAATTCTCGCCGACATCAAAGAAGAACCCATCACCGTCTATCACCTCGGGGACCAATGGTGGGACCTCTGTGCCGGTCCCCACGTCGAAACCACCGGCGACCTGCACCCCAAAGCCATCGACCTCGAAAGCATCGCCGGGGCCTACTGGCGTGGCGACGCCAACAATCCCCAACTGCAACGGATTTACGGAACCGCCTGGGAAACCCCCGAACAACTACAAGAATATAAGCGGCGCAAAGAAGAAGCCCTGAAACGAGATCACCGCAAACTGGGCAAAGAACTGGGCCTGTTCGTCCTCAACGATGTCGTCGGTCCCGGCCTTCCCATGTGGACCCCTAAAGGAACCCTGCTACGCTCAACCCTGCAAGACTTCCTCAAACAAGAACAGCAAAAACGAGGCTATCAAGACGTCGTCACCCCTCATATCGCCCGAGTCGATTTGTTCAAAACCTCCGGCCATTGGCAGAACTATAAAGAGGATATGTTCCCGATGATGTCCGACGAGGACTCCAGCCTTGAGGATGAGCGGGGGTTCGTCCTCAAACCCATGAACTGCCCCTTCCACGTGCAACTCTATAAAAGCGACTTGCGCTCCTATCGGGATCTCCCCATCCGTTACGCCGAATTTGGCACCGTCTATCGTTACGAACAGTCCGGGGAACTGGGGGGACTAACGCGGGTGCGTGGCTTTACCCAAGATGACTCCCACCTCTTCGTCACCCCCAACCAACTCGAAGCCGAATTTCTCAACGTGGTGGACTTGATTCTAACGGTCTTCCAAACCTTGCGTTTAACCAACTTCAAATCCCGCCTCAGTACCCGCGATCGCGACTCCGACAAATACATCGGCTCCGACGCCGCCTGGGATAAAGCCGAGAACGCCATCCGCCAAGCCATGGAATCCCGAGGGATGAGCTACTTTGAAGCCCCCGGAGAAGCGGCCTTCTACGGTCCTAAACTGGACTTTATTTTCCAAGATGCCCTCGAACGAGAGTGGCAATTGGGAACCGTGCAGGTGGACTATAACCTCCCCGAACGCTTTGAATTAGAGTATGTGGCTGAAGATGGCTCTCGTCAGCGTCCTGTGATGATTCACCGCGCTCCTTTCGGCTCTCTGGAGCGTCTCATCGGGATTTTGATTGAAGAGTACGCCGGAGATTTCCCCCTCTGGTTAGCCCCCGAACAGGTGCGGCTGTTGCCCGTTAGCGAGGAGTTTTTACCCTTTGCCAAAGATGTCGAAGCGCAAATGCTGGCCGTTGGCATTCGTGCCAAAGCCGACACCAGTAACGAGCGTTTGGGGAAACAGATTCGCAATGCAGAGAAGGCGAAAATTCCCGTGATGTGCATTATCGGGGCCAAAGAACAAGAATCCAACTCTCTCAGTGTCCGCACCCGGGCCTCTGGGGAGTTAGGGGCCTTGGAAATTCCCGAGGTGATTGAGAAACTCACTACGGCGTTACAGACTCGCGGCGATTTCTAA
- a CDS encoding LemA family protein — translation MNNSNSQIPDDLAPEILEIASRYYNESQNSYSLAELQDAAADVQIPPEFIEKALEEVRVKKEREQQQQEQAQERRKTAQWIAAGVAVILSIWGISAYNSLGSRAQEVEARWAQVENQLQRRADLIPNLVSVARSQAAAEQQVIEQLERSRQAYLQATGMEEQQAAMVDVEAAIREFQEAIAGNPELQTSQAFQNLSYEIAGTENRIAVERMRYNQAVQAYNGQLTRFPQSLIANLVSLEEKPYFQAQTREVPDVNTIP, via the coding sequence ATGAACAATTCAAATTCTCAAATTCCTGACGACCTCGCCCCTGAAATTTTAGAAATTGCTTCCCGGTACTACAACGAATCTCAGAATAGCTACTCCCTAGCGGAATTGCAAGACGCGGCAGCCGACGTTCAAATTCCCCCCGAATTTATTGAAAAGGCCCTTGAGGAAGTTCGGGTTAAAAAAGAGCGGGAACAGCAGCAACAAGAGCAGGCCCAGGAGCGACGCAAAACCGCCCAATGGATAGCCGCTGGTGTTGCGGTTATCCTCTCCATTTGGGGGATTAGTGCCTATAACAGCTTAGGGAGTCGCGCACAAGAGGTGGAGGCTCGCTGGGCCCAAGTGGAAAACCAACTGCAACGGCGAGCGGATCTCATCCCCAACCTTGTCAGCGTGGCCCGCAGCCAGGCCGCCGCCGAACAGCAGGTGATTGAGCAATTAGAGCGATCGCGCCAAGCCTATCTGCAAGCCACAGGGATGGAAGAACAACAGGCGGCCATGGTTGACGTGGAAGCCGCCATCCGGGAGTTTCAGGAGGCGATTGCCGGGAATCCCGAATTACAAACCTCCCAAGCCTTCCAAAATCTCAGCTACGAAATCGCCGGAACCGAGAACCGCATCGCCGTCGAACGGATGCGCTATAACCAAGCCGTGCAAGCCTACAATGGCCAGTTAACTCGATTTCCCCAATCCCTCATCGCCAACCTGGTGAGTTTAGAAGAAAAGCCCTATTTTCAGGCTCAGACCCGAGAGGTTCCCGATGTAAATACCATTCCTTAA